A window from Chryseobacterium vaccae encodes these proteins:
- a CDS encoding TAT-variant-translocated molybdopterin oxidoreductase, producing MASNKIQFRSIHELKDPALNNKLAQKEFQEEIPVEDFLGDAEQNGSSTSRRDFLKLLGFSTAAVTLAACEAPVIKTIPYVVKPHDIIPGVPNYYASTYFDGFDFASVLVKTREGRPIKIDPNPAAGDLGKTNARAQASVLSLYDNDKVKQPKFEGKDETFDKVDSFVLKGLDEAKAAGKKIVLLSHSLPSPTFKKLFAEFKAKYPTAELVTYDAFPYSAALDAAQEVFGQRALPVYDLKGSELVVSFQADFLGDYNAASLETSYAAARKPGPNMLRHIQVEANMSLTGANADSRYRLKPSAVNKTLVEVYNVIVGGASTSDKAASEIAKELNAKGSKAVVFADGSKGAQVLAHLINQKLTSVAFTGKANLLKEFDNARYQEFLGWVNGGQVGVLIANNVDPIYSHPKGEDFKKSLTKVPYVIAVADKKNEMYKAAKAVIPVANWLESWGDIEPQTGVYSLMQPTIQKIYKSRQIEESLLVWKNGKNNAANSYYDYLKANAPSVLGGTSFNKALYNGINTSSNATTLAYTGGNGAQAVAELGNFKASDLELVLYTKPSMGDGTQANNPWLQELPDPLTRMSWDNYLTISPKDAEKFAIDNDLNARMQLDGSIVNLTVNGVTIKDVPVFIQPGQAEGSVGLALGYGKKNSGATADTGVNAYPLFDGSNLAVSGVKIEKTGESHEFAGIQLQNTLMGRYEIAKEVPLAEFISVPFDDEHKGWNKPLEYHTISGALPARKIDLWDAFDDTDGPHFNLSIDLNSCTGCGACIIACQAENNVPVVGKEEIRMSRDMYWLRIDRYYSSRQKVEVYEGLKEGMAVPELYGTAFGDGGALNHPADNPDVIFQPVMCQHCNHAPCETVCPVAATSHGKQGQNHMAYNRCIGTRYCANNCPYKVRRFNWFTYNLNDKFDFNMNNDLGRMVLNPDVVVRTRGVMEKCSMCIQETQATILAAKRENRKVTDNEFKNSCACAAACSTGAMTFGDMNDKESEVRELYSSNRRYYLLEEIGTKPNVFYHAKVRNRVEK from the coding sequence ATGGCTTCAAACAAAATACAATTCAGAAGTATTCATGAACTTAAAGATCCAGCTTTAAATAATAAGCTGGCTCAGAAAGAGTTTCAGGAAGAAATTCCGGTAGAAGATTTCCTTGGAGATGCTGAACAGAACGGATCAAGTACTTCAAGAAGAGATTTCTTAAAATTATTAGGATTCTCAACGGCAGCGGTAACACTGGCTGCCTGCGAAGCTCCGGTTATTAAAACGATCCCTTATGTGGTAAAACCGCATGACATCATTCCGGGGGTTCCAAATTATTACGCTTCAACTTATTTTGATGGTTTCGATTTCGCCAGCGTTTTAGTAAAAACCAGAGAAGGAAGACCAATCAAAATTGATCCGAACCCGGCAGCTGGTGATTTAGGTAAAACTAACGCAAGAGCTCAGGCAAGTGTACTTTCTCTTTATGATAACGATAAAGTAAAGCAGCCTAAATTTGAGGGTAAAGACGAAACTTTCGATAAAGTAGACAGCTTCGTTCTTAAAGGATTAGATGAGGCCAAGGCAGCAGGTAAAAAGATTGTACTTTTATCACACTCTTTACCTTCCCCTACTTTCAAAAAATTATTTGCTGAATTCAAAGCTAAATATCCTACAGCAGAATTAGTAACTTATGATGCTTTCCCTTACTCTGCAGCTTTAGATGCTGCTCAGGAAGTATTCGGACAAAGAGCTTTACCAGTTTACGACCTTAAAGGTTCAGAATTGGTAGTTTCTTTCCAAGCTGATTTCTTAGGAGATTACAACGCTGCAAGCTTAGAAACATCTTATGCGGCAGCTAGAAAGCCAGGTCCGAACATGTTGAGACACATTCAGGTGGAAGCCAACATGTCTTTAACAGGTGCTAACGCAGATTCAAGATACAGATTAAAGCCAAGTGCTGTAAACAAAACTTTAGTTGAAGTTTACAATGTAATCGTAGGAGGAGCCAGCACTTCAGATAAAGCAGCTTCTGAGATTGCGAAAGAACTTAATGCAAAAGGCAGCAAAGCTGTTGTTTTCGCTGACGGTTCAAAAGGGGCTCAGGTTTTAGCGCACTTAATCAACCAGAAGTTAACTTCAGTTGCTTTCACAGGTAAAGCTAACTTACTTAAAGAATTTGATAACGCAAGATACCAGGAATTCTTAGGATGGGTAAACGGTGGTCAGGTTGGCGTATTGATCGCGAACAATGTAGACCCTATCTACTCTCACCCGAAAGGAGAAGATTTCAAGAAGTCTTTAACTAAAGTTCCTTACGTAATTGCTGTTGCTGATAAGAAAAATGAAATGTATAAGGCAGCGAAAGCTGTTATTCCGGTAGCTAACTGGTTAGAGTCTTGGGGAGATATTGAGCCTCAGACCGGAGTATATTCATTAATGCAGCCTACAATCCAGAAGATCTACAAATCAAGACAGATTGAAGAATCTCTATTGGTTTGGAAAAATGGTAAAAATAATGCTGCCAACAGCTACTACGATTACTTAAAAGCCAATGCACCTTCAGTTTTAGGAGGTACCTCTTTCAACAAAGCTTTATATAACGGGATCAATACTTCTTCTAACGCTACAACACTAGCTTATACAGGAGGAAATGGAGCTCAGGCTGTTGCTGAATTAGGAAACTTCAAAGCTTCTGATTTAGAATTGGTATTATACACCAAGCCTTCAATGGGTGACGGTACTCAGGCTAACAACCCTTGGCTTCAGGAATTACCGGATCCGTTGACTAGAATGTCTTGGGATAATTATCTGACTATTTCTCCAAAAGATGCAGAAAAGTTTGCTATCGATAACGATCTTAATGCAAGAATGCAGTTAGACGGTTCAATTGTAAACCTTACTGTAAACGGAGTAACAATAAAAGATGTTCCTGTATTCATCCAACCAGGACAGGCAGAAGGATCAGTAGGTCTTGCGCTTGGTTATGGTAAGAAAAACTCAGGAGCAACTGCTGATACCGGAGTAAATGCATATCCTTTATTTGATGGTTCTAACTTAGCTGTTTCAGGAGTTAAGATCGAAAAAACAGGAGAAAGCCATGAATTTGCAGGTATCCAGCTTCAAAATACATTAATGGGCCGTTATGAGATTGCTAAAGAAGTTCCTTTGGCAGAATTCATCAGCGTACCTTTCGATGACGAACACAAAGGATGGAACAAGCCTTTGGAATACCACACCATCAGTGGAGCACTTCCTGCGAGAAAAATTGACCTTTGGGATGCTTTTGATGATACAGACGGACCTCACTTCAACCTATCTATTGACCTGAACTCTTGTACAGGATGTGGAGCATGTATTATTGCTTGTCAGGCTGAAAACAACGTTCCTGTAGTAGGTAAAGAAGAGATCAGAATGTCAAGAGATATGTACTGGTTAAGAATTGACCGTTACTATTCTTCAAGACAGAAGGTAGAAGTATACGAAGGATTGAAAGAAGGAATGGCAGTACCTGAATTATATGGGACAGCATTCGGAGACGGAGGGGCATTGAACCACCCGGCAGATAATCCAGATGTAATCTTCCAGCCAGTAATGTGTCAGCACTGTAACCACGCACCTTGTGAAACAGTATGTCCGGTAGCGGCTACTTCACATGGTAAGCAAGGTCAGAACCACATGGCTTACAACAGATGTATCGGTACCAGATATTGTGCAAACAACTGTCCATACAAAGTAAGACGTTTCAACTGGTTTACATATAACCTGAATGATAAGTTCGACTTCAACATGAACAATGATTTAGGAAGAATGGTACTTAACCCTGACGTAGTTGTAAGAACAAGAGGGGTAATGGAGAAATGTTCAATGTGTATCCAGGAAACTCAGGCAACGATTCTAGCTGCTAAGAGAGAGAACAGAAAAGTAACAGACAATGAGTTCAAGAACTCTTGTGCATGTGCTGCTGCTTGTTCTACCGGAGCAATGACGTTCGGAGATATGAATGACAAAGAGTCTGAAGTTAGAGAATTATACTCCAGCAACAGAAGATATTATTTACTAGAGGAGATCGGAACCAAGCCAAATGTGTTCTATCACGCTAAAGTAAGAAACAGAGTAGAAAAATAA
- a CDS encoding c-type cytochrome, whose translation MISWRKHYKQTLIAIGLLLSTSASIYGQDGDPKNGEKLFKANCTACHALDKQVIGPPLKGVVERVKTEGGVDKDWLHKWIKDNKALRASGDKYANEIFEKYNKTEMQVFPNLTDKDIDDILAFTTNPPAPEPEKTAETTPGGETAAAPADKSTTNIVIISLLAIAGLLVWILIKLRQLVKLGQSEDLAGLNETRVRSFSEIYQKYHYVGKAALGILAILAAYGVWNWIMWIGVYKGYKPEQPIYFSHKIHAGENKIDCQLCHSSAKYGKVSEIPSMNVCMNCHRTISEYNGKYLEPGKDKAFYDGEIQKIYAATGWDPAKQQYTGKTQPVEWTRIHNMPDFVYFNHSQHVVAGEQAIINSFNKKNPNNKIDVVCKACHGKIDTMNVVQMANDFTMGWCIECHRTTEVDMNNGYNKEYFKNLHDKLKKQYPKDGGKITVDAIGGLECGKCHY comes from the coding sequence ATGATTAGTTGGAGAAAGCATTATAAACAAACGTTGATCGCAATAGGCTTATTGCTATCAACCAGTGCTTCAATTTACGGGCAAGACGGCGATCCAAAAAATGGTGAGAAACTTTTCAAAGCGAATTGTACTGCATGTCACGCGCTGGATAAACAGGTAATAGGACCTCCTTTGAAAGGAGTTGTAGAACGTGTAAAGACAGAAGGTGGTGTAGACAAAGATTGGCTTCACAAGTGGATCAAGGACAACAAAGCTCTGAGAGCTTCTGGAGACAAATACGCCAATGAAATTTTTGAAAAGTATAACAAGACTGAAATGCAGGTCTTTCCAAATCTTACCGATAAGGATATTGACGACATTTTAGCTTTTACAACTAATCCTCCGGCACCAGAACCGGAAAAAACAGCAGAAACAACTCCAGGAGGAGAGACTGCAGCTGCTCCGGCAGACAAATCCACAACAAACATTGTGATCATTTCTCTTTTAGCAATCGCAGGTTTATTAGTATGGATCTTAATTAAACTAAGACAATTGGTTAAATTAGGTCAATCTGAAGACTTAGCCGGACTAAACGAAACAAGAGTTAGATCTTTCAGTGAAATCTATCAGAAATACCACTATGTAGGTAAAGCAGCATTAGGTATCCTTGCTATTTTAGCAGCTTATGGAGTTTGGAACTGGATTATGTGGATCGGGGTTTACAAAGGGTATAAACCAGAACAGCCTATCTATTTCTCGCACAAAATCCACGCTGGAGAAAATAAAATCGACTGTCAGCTGTGCCACTCAAGTGCTAAATACGGAAAAGTATCTGAAATCCCTTCTATGAACGTTTGTATGAACTGTCACAGAACCATTTCTGAATACAACGGTAAATACCTTGAGCCAGGAAAAGACAAAGCATTCTACGACGGAGAAATCCAGAAGATTTATGCTGCAACAGGCTGGGATCCTGCAAAACAACAGTACACAGGAAAAACACAGCCAGTTGAATGGACAAGAATCCACAACATGCCAGACTTCGTTTACTTCAACCACTCTCAGCACGTAGTAGCAGGTGAGCAGGCGATCATCAACTCTTTCAACAAGAAAAATCCTAACAACAAAATTGATGTTGTTTGTAAAGCTTGTCACGGAAAAATCGATACAATGAATGTTGTTCAGATGGCTAACGACTTTACAATGGGATGGTGTATCGAATGTCACAGAACAACTGAGGTTGATATGAACAACGGTTATAATAAAGAGTACTTCAAGAATCTACACGACAAGTTGAAAAAACAATACCCTAAAGACGGCGGTAAGATCACTGTAGATGCAATTGGAGGTCTTGAGTGTGGTAAATGTCATTATTAA
- a CDS encoding SPOR domain-containing protein — protein MRNLIKIFSIISLFGFYTIEAQQVVKKDTLAGTELTMTMDSKVSAALEGIEGKCSKTVSTGTVKDNTVDSGTTIPTKPSKIYVPNRELTNAEICRKNPRILGFKIQITTVKSNEEANEVKAYFRKRFPNLKVETDASLRPNYKILAGSYFTKQSAASDLSKIREYFKSALAVQYRIFCSEAK, from the coding sequence ATGAGAAATTTAATCAAAATATTTTCGATAATATCTTTATTCGGATTTTATACCATTGAGGCACAGCAGGTTGTTAAAAAAGATACCCTTGCGGGAACTGAGCTTACCATGACTATGGACTCCAAAGTGAGTGCAGCTTTGGAAGGCATCGAAGGAAAGTGTTCTAAAACTGTATCTACAGGTACGGTGAAAGACAATACTGTGGATAGTGGTACAACTATTCCCACAAAGCCTTCTAAAATTTATGTTCCGAACAGAGAACTTACGAATGCGGAAATCTGTCGTAAAAATCCTAGAATTTTAGGATTTAAGATCCAGATTACTACAGTGAAAAGTAATGAAGAAGCAAATGAGGTAAAAGCATATTTCAGAAAGCGATTTCCTAATCTGAAAGTGGAGACGGATGCTTCTTTAAGGCCCAACTATAAAATTCTGGCGGGAAGTTATTTTACAAAACAAAGTGCAGCCTCTGACCTTTCGAAAATAAGAGAATACTTTAAATCGGCTCTTGCAGTACAGTACAGAATTTTCTGTTCAGAAGCAAAATAA
- a CDS encoding DUF6080 domain-containing protein — translation MSFIKTKIIHFLRLAFPSSRTELAVFLFFFICYGILGTYIALNYRIIFDSRIPWDAYFSFDNKAIVMSGGSFERHPLSYYFFNWIRETALFISGGKMDANFRLTLAWFSNTAISLCMLQIFKYLKNIIELPLKISLLILLFFGFFSTNIILSFTPENFTYTLFLLSLYNYYAAIKLKKDGKIAGSAMVLAGISIGGLTITNLVKVFIPVAFEKDLFRNWKKFGNAVFRVMLTTASFVFLYLFRIDFKYQNIFSKTNQQYEKFSNVESIPDWDMILSYFFGGNILFPSFMITDKHNMKGFDFKGLLMEPYSSLFPYIFIVILLALICWSYFKNFNNKLVQILMISFLVDIVIHCIMRFGLHTSYIYGGHFVFLYPLLLGWLFYAYKKQPQIVTFLTVSTGILFIFLAVNNTLRMSDFFWFLNRYYQ, via the coding sequence ATGTCTTTTATTAAAACAAAAATCATCCATTTTTTAAGGTTGGCATTCCCGTCCTCTCGTACTGAGCTGGCTGTTTTCCTGTTTTTCTTTATCTGCTATGGAATTCTAGGTACTTACATCGCCCTTAACTACAGAATTATTTTTGACAGCAGGATTCCGTGGGATGCCTATTTTAGCTTTGATAATAAAGCGATTGTAATGTCCGGCGGAAGCTTTGAAAGGCACCCTCTCTCCTATTATTTCTTCAACTGGATAAGAGAGACTGCTCTTTTTATTTCAGGCGGAAAAATGGACGCTAATTTCAGACTAACACTGGCTTGGTTCAGCAATACAGCCATTAGTCTGTGCATGCTTCAAATTTTTAAATATCTTAAAAATATTATCGAGCTGCCGCTTAAAATCAGTCTTCTGATCCTTCTATTTTTTGGATTTTTCTCGACCAATATTATTCTTTCATTCACTCCTGAAAACTTCACTTATACGCTCTTCCTGCTAAGTTTATATAACTATTATGCAGCCATAAAACTTAAAAAAGACGGAAAAATTGCAGGATCCGCGATGGTATTGGCCGGAATTTCAATCGGAGGGCTTACCATCACCAATCTGGTCAAAGTTTTTATTCCGGTAGCCTTTGAAAAAGATCTTTTCAGAAACTGGAAAAAATTTGGGAATGCTGTTTTCAGAGTAATGCTTACGACAGCCAGCTTTGTATTCTTATACTTATTCAGGATTGATTTTAAATACCAGAACATTTTTTCAAAAACCAACCAGCAATATGAAAAGTTCTCCAATGTAGAATCTATTCCGGATTGGGATATGATCCTTTCTTACTTTTTCGGAGGTAATATTCTGTTTCCGAGCTTCATGATTACCGATAAACACAATATGAAAGGATTTGATTTCAAAGGTCTTTTAATGGAACCTTATTCATCCCTGTTTCCTTATATTTTCATAGTCATTCTTTTAGCTCTGATATGTTGGAGTTATTTTAAAAATTTCAACAATAAACTGGTCCAGATCCTGATGATTTCTTTCCTTGTAGACATTGTCATTCACTGCATCATGAGGTTCGGGCTCCACACGTCATATATTTACGGCGGACACTTCGTTTTCCTCTATCCGTTGTTGTTGGGATGGCTTTTTTATGCCTATAAAAAACAGCCTCAGATCGTGACATTTTTAACCGTTTCGACAGGCATTTTATTCATTTTTCTGGCAGTCAATAATACCCTGCGGATGTCAGACTTTTTCTGGTTTCTGAATCGCTATTATCAATAA
- a CDS encoding T9SS type A sorting domain-containing protein, which translates to MKTKLLFILLTSSIFGNAQILSETFQGTTFPPTGWTTGSTVASRPWAFTTDMFDDEGQATFNITGGKSAAIGWIAQSNNAHLTSPSFSLAGTTDPVLKFNAKIGYEYMVAPFANGDLKVEVSTNGGTTWTQVWVEENYGVYDDYETLAITVNLTPYAGQANVKIRFRYVATDADSLSIDDIRVLASGTLSTQEANGKANHSTNIYPNPTKGEINIKTDKKIKSTTVFDMTGKSLLINNSEKTDISSLPKGIYLLKVDFLDGTSVSEKVIKQ; encoded by the coding sequence ATGAAAACAAAATTACTCTTCATTTTACTAACCTCTTCAATATTTGGAAATGCACAAATATTATCAGAGACATTTCAAGGAACGACATTTCCTCCTACAGGATGGACAACGGGTTCAACAGTAGCATCCAGACCTTGGGCATTCACAACAGATATGTTTGATGATGAAGGTCAAGCAACATTCAACATCACAGGAGGAAAATCTGCAGCTATCGGATGGATTGCACAAAGCAATAATGCTCATTTAACAAGTCCTTCTTTTAGTTTAGCCGGAACAACCGACCCTGTTCTAAAATTCAACGCTAAAATAGGATATGAGTACATGGTTGCTCCGTTCGCCAACGGAGATTTAAAAGTTGAAGTTTCAACAAACGGGGGAACTACATGGACTCAGGTATGGGTTGAAGAAAATTATGGAGTTTATGATGATTATGAAACATTAGCAATTACTGTTAATTTAACTCCATATGCTGGTCAGGCAAATGTCAAAATTAGATTCCGTTATGTAGCTACCGATGCAGACAGCCTTTCAATTGATGATATAAGAGTCTTAGCAAGTGGAACACTGTCTACTCAGGAAGCAAATGGTAAAGCTAATCACTCAACAAACATCTACCCGAATCCTACCAAAGGTGAAATTAACATAAAGACAGACAAAAAAATCAAATCCACTACGGTATTTGATATGACTGGTAAATCTTTATTAATAAATAATTCTGAAAAAACAGATATTTCTTCACTTCCAAAAGGAATCTATTTATTAAAAGTAGACTTCCTTGACGGAACATCTGTTTCTGAAAAAGTAATCAAACAATAA
- a CDS encoding protein adenylyltransferase SelO, which produces MNIEQIRQPFTEIFPGDLSGNTIQRNTPKVLFASTQPAGFNHPQLIVFNQSLSDEIGLGKYEEKDLDFLVGNNLSENIHPYSTAYAGHQFGNWAGQLGDGRAILAGEITNTAGKKTEIQWKGAGATPYSRHADGRAVLRSSVREYLMSEAMYHLGVPTTRALSLALTGEDVVRDMMYNGNPQLEKGAVVIRTAESFLRFGHFELMSAQREYDTLQDLVDFTIDHYFPEITSEGIQKYKDFFAAVCTRTADLMTEWFRVGFVHGVMNTDNMSILGLTIDYGPYSMMDEYDLNFTPNTTDLPGRRYAFGKQGQISQWNLWQLANALHPLIKDETFLEDTLNHYGTYFWEAHDKMLCRKFGFDELRKDDEDFFTNWQGLMQELQLDYTLFFNQLEKLFFTQDTRSLFENVSYTVWTEEKFRKLENFIKQYQTRITSNTISTEESLALMRRSNPKFTLRNYLLYECIEEITHGKTEMLNKLTKALENPYEEIYPEWSAKRPSAYDETTGCSTLSCSS; this is translated from the coding sequence ATGAATATTGAACAGATCAGACAGCCTTTTACTGAAATATTTCCCGGAGACTTATCCGGCAATACTATACAGAGAAACACTCCAAAGGTTTTATTTGCCTCCACTCAGCCCGCTGGTTTTAATCATCCACAGCTGATTGTCTTCAACCAGAGTCTTTCAGATGAAATTGGATTGGGAAAATATGAAGAAAAAGACCTGGATTTTCTTGTCGGAAATAATCTTTCGGAAAATATTCACCCTTATTCTACCGCTTATGCAGGTCATCAGTTCGGAAACTGGGCCGGCCAGCTTGGAGATGGAAGGGCAATACTGGCTGGAGAAATCACCAATACTGCAGGAAAGAAAACAGAAATACAATGGAAGGGAGCCGGAGCCACACCCTATTCAAGACATGCAGATGGCAGAGCCGTACTGAGATCTTCGGTACGTGAATATCTGATGAGCGAAGCCATGTATCATTTAGGAGTTCCTACTACCAGAGCTTTAAGCCTTGCTTTAACCGGCGAAGATGTCGTTCGGGATATGATGTACAACGGCAATCCCCAACTGGAAAAAGGAGCTGTGGTGATAAGAACTGCCGAAAGCTTCCTTCGGTTCGGGCATTTTGAACTAATGTCTGCCCAGAGAGAATATGATACCCTACAGGATCTTGTTGATTTTACTATAGATCATTACTTCCCGGAAATTACCTCGGAAGGGATACAGAAATATAAAGACTTCTTTGCTGCAGTTTGTACCAGAACAGCAGATTTAATGACTGAATGGTTCAGGGTTGGATTTGTACATGGGGTAATGAATACAGATAATATGTCTATTTTAGGACTGACTATTGATTATGGACCTTATTCTATGATGGATGAATATGATTTAAACTTTACCCCAAACACCACTGATCTTCCGGGAAGAAGATACGCCTTCGGAAAGCAGGGGCAAATCTCCCAATGGAACCTCTGGCAACTTGCCAATGCACTTCACCCGTTAATCAAAGATGAGACATTTTTAGAAGATACACTGAATCATTACGGAACCTATTTCTGGGAAGCTCACGACAAAATGCTCTGCAGAAAATTTGGATTTGATGAACTGCGAAAAGATGATGAAGATTTTTTCACCAACTGGCAGGGCTTAATGCAGGAACTCCAACTGGATTATACTTTATTTTTCAATCAGCTGGAAAAGCTGTTCTTTACTCAGGATACCCGATCTCTTTTTGAAAATGTTTCTTATACTGTGTGGACTGAAGAAAAATTCAGAAAGCTGGAGAACTTTATCAAGCAATATCAAACCAGAATCACTTCCAATACAATTTCAACTGAAGAATCTTTGGCATTGATGAGACGGTCAAATCCTAAATTTACCCTTAGAAACTATCTTCTTTATGAATGTATTGAAGAGATTACCCATGGAAAAACCGAAATGCTGAATAAGCTCACAAAAGCTTTGGAAAATCCTTACGAAGAAATTTATCCTGAATGGTCTGCAAAACGCCCTTCAGCTTATGATGAAACAACTGGGTGCTCTACTCTTTCTTGTAGTTCTTAA